Proteins from a single region of Pseudomonas quebecensis:
- a CDS encoding MFS transporter — MRPYKNNDRESPLDTFHNPPDPTVLARAAAKVKRHVLPLFVVMFIVNYIDRVNIGFVRSHMETDLGIGAAAYGLGAGLFFIGYAIFEVPSNLLLQRYGARAWLTRIMFTWGAAAMAMAFVQGETSFYVLRFVLGAAEAGFFPGIIYYFTQWLPAAERGKAMAIFLSGSAIASVISGPVSGALLGVSGLSLHGWQWMFLIEGFASIVLCGFVWCWLQSHPREASWLSAQEKHALVSAIDHEQQAREAAQVSRPSLFKLLADKQIALFCFIYFSIALTIYGATFWLPSMIKKMGDLGDFQVGLFNSIPWLISIVAMYGFASLASKWKHQQAWVALMLVIAAVGMFMSTIGGPVFAFVAICFAAIGFKAASALFWPIPQGYLDARIAAAVIALINSVGNLGGFVAPTTFGLLEQTTGSIEGGLYGLAATSLVAAVLVFFARTAPRAGAPVNAVSVKPAVAEPSTDHHAMRSGLQGAVS, encoded by the coding sequence ATGCGTCCCTACAAAAATAATGATCGGGAGTCGCCCTTGGATACCTTCCACAACCCGCCGGACCCCACCGTGCTCGCGCGTGCGGCTGCCAAGGTCAAACGTCACGTGCTGCCGCTGTTCGTGGTGATGTTCATCGTTAACTATATCGACCGGGTCAATATCGGTTTTGTGCGCAGCCACATGGAAACCGACCTGGGCATTGGCGCGGCGGCCTACGGCCTGGGCGCCGGGCTGTTTTTTATCGGATACGCGATTTTCGAAGTGCCCTCCAACCTGTTACTGCAACGCTACGGCGCACGGGCCTGGCTGACGCGCATCATGTTCACCTGGGGCGCGGCCGCGATGGCCATGGCCTTTGTACAAGGCGAAACCAGCTTCTACGTGCTGCGCTTTGTTCTCGGCGCCGCCGAAGCGGGGTTTTTTCCCGGCATCATTTATTACTTTACCCAGTGGCTGCCGGCCGCCGAGCGTGGCAAGGCCATGGCGATTTTTTTGAGCGGCTCGGCCATCGCCTCGGTGATTTCCGGGCCGGTGTCGGGCGCGCTGCTGGGCGTGAGCGGCCTGAGCCTGCACGGCTGGCAATGGATGTTCCTGATCGAAGGGTTTGCCTCCATCGTGCTCTGCGGGTTCGTATGGTGTTGGCTGCAGTCCCATCCCCGCGAGGCGAGCTGGCTCAGCGCGCAGGAAAAGCATGCATTGGTCAGCGCCATCGACCATGAGCAGCAGGCCCGTGAAGCCGCCCAGGTCAGTCGTCCATCCCTGTTCAAGCTGCTGGCCGACAAACAGATCGCGCTGTTTTGTTTCATCTACTTCTCGATCGCCCTGACCATCTACGGCGCCACGTTCTGGCTGCCGAGCATGATCAAAAAAATGGGCGACCTGGGGGACTTCCAGGTGGGCTTGTTCAATTCGATTCCGTGGTTGATTTCCATCGTCGCCATGTACGGTTTCGCCTCCCTGGCCAGCAAGTGGAAGCACCAGCAGGCCTGGGTTGCGCTGATGCTGGTGATCGCGGCGGTCGGCATGTTCATGTCCACCATCGGCGGGCCGGTGTTTGCCTTTGTCGCCATCTGTTTTGCCGCGATTGGTTTTAAAGCCGCCTCGGCGCTGTTCTGGCCGATCCCCCAGGGTTACCTGGACGCGCGGATCGCGGCGGCGGTGATTGCCTTGATCAATTCGGTGGGCAACCTCGGTGGCTTCGTCGCGCCCACCACGTTCGGATTGCTCGAGCAGACCACCGGCTCCATCGAGGGCGGCTTGTATGGCCTGGCCGCGACTTCGCTGGTGGCGGCGGTGCTGGTGTTTTTTGCACGCACCGCGCCGCGTGCCGGTGCGCCTGTTAACGCGGTGAGCGTCAAGCCTGCCGTTGCCGAACCTTCCACCGATCATCACGCCATGCGCTCAGGCCTGCAGGGAGCCGTCTCTTGA
- a CDS encoding c-type cytochrome, with the protein MNNRFARTLGWLAVPCLVAAGALAWYVTRQPVTAFEQPQAAEFDPALVSRGEYVARLSDCVACHSLPGKAPFAGGLEMATPLGNIHATNVTPDPTHGIGRYSLADFDRAVRHGVAPGGRRLYPAMPYPSYAKLSDDDVRALYAFFMKGVQPANQANIPSDIPWPLNMRWPIALWNGLFAPNATYATKPAQDALWNRGAYIVQGPGHCGSCHTPRGLAFNEKALDEAGTPFLAGALLDGWYAPSLRQDPNTGLGRWSEAQIVQFLKTGRNQHAVVYGSMTEAFNNSTQFMNDDDLAAIARYLKSLPGDPQRDGAPWAYQAVAANARTDAPGAHTYATRCASCHGADGKGQPDWMPPLAGATSALATETASAINITLNGAQRVVAAGVPDAYRMPALREQLSDQDIAEVLTYVRSSWGNHGGAVEAKAVGKLREHTDPASSTPIILQMR; encoded by the coding sequence ATGAACAACCGATTCGCAAGAACCCTCGGCTGGTTGGCCGTGCCCTGCCTGGTCGCCGCCGGCGCGCTGGCGTGGTACGTCACCCGTCAGCCTGTTACCGCGTTCGAGCAGCCGCAAGCTGCCGAGTTCGACCCTGCGCTGGTCAGTCGTGGCGAGTACGTCGCGCGCCTGAGCGACTGCGTGGCCTGTCACAGCCTGCCCGGCAAGGCGCCGTTCGCCGGCGGCCTGGAAATGGCCACGCCACTGGGCAATATCCACGCCACCAACGTGACGCCGGACCCCACCCACGGCATCGGCCGCTACAGCCTCGCCGACTTCGACCGCGCGGTACGCCACGGCGTAGCGCCCGGCGGGCGGCGTCTGTACCCGGCCATGCCCTACCCCTCCTATGCCAAGCTCAGTGACGATGATGTGCGCGCGCTCTACGCATTCTTTATGAAGGGCGTACAACCGGCGAACCAGGCCAACATCCCCAGCGACATCCCCTGGCCACTGAACATGCGCTGGCCGATTGCGCTGTGGAACGGGCTGTTCGCGCCGAACGCCACGTATGCGACCAAGCCCGCGCAGGACGCGCTGTGGAACCGGGGTGCCTATATCGTTCAGGGTCCCGGCCATTGCGGCAGCTGCCACACGCCGCGCGGCCTGGCCTTCAACGAAAAGGCCCTGGACGAAGCCGGTACGCCGTTCCTCGCCGGCGCGCTGCTCGACGGCTGGTACGCTCCCAGCCTGCGCCAGGACCCCAATACCGGCCTGGGCCGCTGGAGCGAGGCGCAGATCGTGCAGTTCCTCAAGACCGGTCGCAACCAGCACGCGGTTGTGTACGGTTCGATGACGGAAGCGTTCAACAACTCGACTCAGTTCATGAACGACGACGACCTGGCCGCCATCGCCCGCTACCTCAAGTCCTTGCCTGGCGACCCACAGCGCGACGGTGCACCCTGGGCTTACCAGGCCGTTGCCGCCAACGCCCGCACGGACGCTCCGGGCGCCCACACCTATGCCACCCGCTGCGCGTCCTGCCATGGCGCGGACGGCAAAGGCCAGCCCGACTGGATGCCGCCGCTGGCGGGGGCCACCTCAGCCTTGGCCACAGAAACCGCCTCGGCCATTAACATCACCCTCAACGGCGCCCAGCGCGTAGTAGCCGCCGGCGTTCCGGACGCCTATCGCATGCCGGCCTTGCGCGAGCAACTGTCCGACCAGGACATCGCCGAAGTGCTGACCTACGTACGCAGCTCCTGGGGTAACCACGGCGGCGCGGTCGAGGCCAAGGCCGTCGGCAAACTGCGCGAGCACACTGACCCGGCGAGCAGCACGCCGATCATCCTGCAGATGCGCTGA
- a CDS encoding glucarate dehydratase family protein has protein sequence MKIVRVTVTPIAFRDPPLLNASGIHEPFALRSIIEVESDTGYIGLGESYGDAPALAIQQRVQPQLIGLDPFNLNGLRAIVQATVAAHTPASLPGAELAPGSHASKAVSNAYSAFEVALLDLQAHALNVPLVDLLGGAIRERIPFSAYLFFKYAEHVGAPYAPDPWGEALNEQQIVAQARRMIDTYGFKSIKLKAGALDPEHEVACIKALKKAFPGVPLRIDPNGNWSLDTAIRMAELLGDDLQYYEDPTPGLDGMADLHKRTGLALATNMVVTDFDEFRRSVALNSVQIVLADHHYWGGLRDTQVLSKMCQTFGLGVSMHSNSHLGISLMAMAHVAAAVPNLDYACDTHYPWQAPDEEVIKGGKVPIVDGCVQITRAPGLGLELDHGQLGKLHDQYLSCGIRQRDDVKQMQRYQPDWKAVKPRY, from the coding sequence TTGAAAATTGTCCGCGTTACCGTCACCCCGATTGCTTTTCGCGACCCGCCGTTGCTCAACGCCAGCGGTATCCATGAACCGTTCGCACTGCGCTCGATCATCGAGGTGGAGAGTGACACCGGCTACATCGGCCTTGGCGAAAGTTACGGCGATGCGCCGGCACTGGCGATCCAGCAACGGGTGCAGCCGCAGCTGATCGGCCTCGACCCGTTCAATCTCAACGGCTTGCGCGCTATCGTCCAGGCTACCGTCGCGGCCCATACGCCGGCGAGTCTGCCCGGAGCGGAATTGGCGCCGGGCTCCCATGCCAGCAAAGCAGTCAGCAATGCGTATTCGGCGTTCGAGGTGGCCTTGCTCGATCTCCAGGCCCACGCCTTGAACGTGCCGTTGGTGGACCTGCTGGGCGGGGCGATCCGCGAGCGCATCCCGTTCAGTGCCTACCTGTTTTTCAAATATGCCGAGCACGTTGGTGCTCCCTACGCACCCGACCCCTGGGGCGAGGCGCTCAATGAGCAGCAGATCGTCGCGCAGGCGCGGCGCATGATCGACACCTATGGTTTCAAGAGCATCAAACTCAAGGCCGGGGCGCTGGACCCCGAGCATGAAGTGGCGTGTATTAAGGCGCTGAAAAAAGCCTTCCCGGGCGTGCCGCTGCGCATCGATCCGAACGGCAACTGGTCCCTCGACACGGCAATACGCATGGCCGAGTTACTGGGCGACGACCTGCAGTATTACGAAGATCCGACCCCCGGCCTCGACGGTATGGCCGACCTGCACAAACGCACCGGGTTAGCGCTGGCGACCAACATGGTGGTCACCGATTTCGATGAGTTCCGCCGCAGCGTGGCGCTGAACAGCGTGCAGATTGTGCTCGCCGACCACCACTATTGGGGCGGCCTGCGTGACACTCAGGTGCTTTCGAAGATGTGCCAGACCTTCGGCCTGGGCGTGTCGATGCATTCCAACTCGCACCTGGGCATCAGCCTGATGGCTATGGCCCATGTGGCGGCCGCGGTGCCCAATCTGGACTACGCGTGCGACACCCATTACCCCTGGCAGGCGCCGGACGAAGAGGTGATCAAGGGCGGCAAAGTGCCGATTGTCGATGGTTGTGTGCAGATCACCCGCGCTCCGGGGCTGGGCCTGGAACTGGACCATGGCCAATTGGGCAAGCTGCATGATCAGTATCTGAGCTGCGGTATTCGTCAGCGCGACGATGTGAAACAGATGCAGCGTTATCAACCGGATTGGAAGGCCGTCAAACCGCGTTACTGA
- a CDS encoding (2Fe-2S)-binding protein: MELRINQKTYQVDADADTPLLWVIRDDLGLTGTKYGCGLAQCGACSVLVDGNVVRSCVTPVAGVVGREVTTIEAIEADEIGKRVVSAWVEHQVAQCGYCQSGQVMAATALLKHTPAPTVEQIDAAMVNLCRCGTYNAIHAAVQDLATGKEHA, translated from the coding sequence ATGGAGCTACGAATCAACCAGAAGACCTATCAGGTCGATGCCGACGCCGACACGCCGTTGCTGTGGGTGATCCGCGATGACTTGGGGCTGACCGGCACCAAGTACGGCTGCGGACTGGCTCAATGCGGCGCCTGCTCGGTGCTGGTTGACGGCAACGTGGTGCGTTCGTGCGTGACGCCGGTGGCCGGTGTGGTGGGCCGTGAGGTCACCACGATCGAAGCGATCGAAGCCGATGAAATCGGCAAACGCGTGGTCAGCGCCTGGGTCGAGCATCAGGTGGCGCAGTGCGGTTACTGCCAGTCCGGGCAGGTGATGGCGGCCACTGCGCTGCTCAAGCACACCCCGGCGCCGACGGTGGAGCAGATCGACGCGGCGATGGTCAACCTGTGCCGTTGCGGCACCTACAACGCCATTCATGCCGCCGTGCAGGACCTGGCGACCGGGAAGGAGCACGCTTGA
- a CDS encoding CinA family protein: MSIAAATVDCLKQHRLLLTTAESCTAGKIIALLSQVEGSGACIECGYVVYSEEAKQRLLGVSAYTIATFNLTSCEVAREMAQGALRDSPAQVAVATTGLLGPDSIDGIPPGTVCFAWAYHLNGAVKVFSRKERFIGSRDQVQVLAAEYALKGVMRFLDEAVGL; this comes from the coding sequence ATGTCAATCGCCGCAGCCACTGTTGATTGCCTGAAACAACATCGCCTGCTGCTCACCACCGCCGAGTCGTGCACGGCCGGCAAGATCATTGCGCTGCTGTCGCAGGTGGAGGGCAGTGGTGCGTGTATCGAGTGCGGGTACGTGGTGTATTCCGAAGAAGCCAAGCAACGCTTGTTGGGTGTCAGTGCCTACACCATCGCGACGTTCAACCTCACCAGCTGCGAAGTGGCCCGCGAAATGGCCCAGGGCGCCTTGCGCGATAGCCCTGCGCAGGTGGCCGTCGCCACCACTGGGCTGCTGGGACCTGACAGCATCGATGGCATCCCGCCGGGCACCGTGTGTTTTGCCTGGGCGTATCACCTCAATGGCGCAGTCAAGGTATTCAGCCGCAAGGAACGCTTCATCGGTTCGCGCGACCAGGTGCAGGTACTCGCCGCTGAATATGCGTTGAAAGGCGTGATGCGTTTTCTGGATGAGGCGGTTGGCCTTTAG
- a CDS encoding PLD nuclease N-terminal domain-containing protein produces MQTTYFWAGLAVILVLLDLWIINSVWRSSKTSRTKLGWTALVILLPFVGAVIWSVAGPRGITKGPSSPEHSKG; encoded by the coding sequence ATGCAAACTACTTACTTCTGGGCAGGGCTGGCCGTGATCCTGGTGTTGCTCGACCTGTGGATCATCAACAGTGTCTGGCGCAGCAGCAAAACCTCGCGCACCAAGCTGGGATGGACCGCATTGGTGATCCTGCTGCCGTTTGTCGGCGCGGTGATCTGGAGCGTCGCCGGGCCGCGTGGCATAACCAAAGGGCCATCGTCACCGGAACACAGCAAGGGCTGA
- a CDS encoding general stress protein translates to MSTQDKQGQMSVSEAGKKGGEATSASHDKEFYQEIGSKGGQNSGGNFKNDPERAAEAGSKGGQNSGGNFKNDPGRAAEAGSKGGQSSGGNFANDREKASEAGRKGGEHSHGGGRNS, encoded by the coding sequence ATGAGCACTCAAGATAAACAAGGCCAAATGAGCGTCAGCGAAGCGGGCAAAAAAGGCGGCGAGGCAACTTCCGCCAGCCACGATAAGGAGTTTTATCAAGAGATTGGCAGTAAAGGCGGCCAGAACAGTGGCGGCAACTTCAAGAATGATCCTGAGCGCGCCGCCGAAGCCGGCAGCAAAGGCGGTCAGAACAGTGGTGGAAACTTCAAGAACGATCCCGGACGCGCCGCCGAGGCGGGCAGCAAAGGTGGGCAAAGCAGTGGAGGAAACTTTGCCAACGACCGCGAAAAAGCCTCGGAAGCCGGGCGCAAAGGCGGCGAGCACAGCCATGGTGGCGGGCGCAACAGTTGA
- a CDS encoding xanthine dehydrogenase family protein molybdopterin-binding subunit, which yields MNTPELIPGLPLGEPINLSRRRFLASTAVGALVIGFGLPLGASRVQAATGAAAERGTQVPAFLEIRPDGSVRLLSPFMEGGQGTHTAMAQIVGEELDADPATFIVEAAPPGDAYVVMENGMRITGGSMSVRMSYPTMRRLGALARAMLLQAGAQQLGVPVAQLTTQPGRVVHAASGRSLGYGELASRALDMPVPDPASVTLRDPSQFRWIGKPVKRVDAYDKSTGKALYSIDLKVDGMLHAAVQHAPRLGMTVGSLRNQAQVEAMKGVHSVHQLPGAVAVVAERWWHAKRAVEAIQVDWQEPTADSTVRAMPADFSSDAYRDFLAAQQGPARDDENEGDVAGALSSAKTEVEATYHNQYVNHAQLEPPSALARFNPDGSLDIWLPNQAPDMFRADIAKRTGLAPERINLHSPLLGGFFGRHFLYDSASPYPQAIALTKAVGRPIKLIWSREEEFLRDVLRPVAVVKFRAALDADGLPVAIEAVSATEGPTEAIAGKQGDKLDPTALEGLSGKSYAIPNKRIAQIYVKGPAMLGYWRSVGNSLNDFFYEAFLDELADKGGRDPYELRLHLLRDNPRLTTLLKAAAELSGGWKRGPYTAEDGTRRARGVAMASPFGSHAAVIAEVSIDKGQVKVHHIWEAIDPGSIVNPAIVEAQVNGAVALGLSQTLLEEAVYVDGKPRARNYDLYPILPPSRMAQVHVKIVESGEKMGGIGEPPLPAVAPAVVNAVAQLTGQRVRSLPLSRHTFS from the coding sequence ATGAACACGCCTGAACTGATTCCCGGCCTGCCCCTGGGCGAACCGATCAACCTGTCCCGCCGGCGTTTTCTGGCCAGCACCGCCGTGGGCGCGCTGGTCATCGGCTTCGGCCTGCCGCTGGGCGCGTCCAGGGTACAGGCCGCTACCGGTGCGGCCGCCGAACGCGGCACTCAGGTGCCGGCATTCCTGGAAATTCGTCCCGACGGCAGCGTGCGCCTGCTCAGCCCCTTCATGGAAGGCGGCCAAGGCACGCACACCGCCATGGCGCAGATCGTCGGCGAGGAGCTGGACGCCGACCCCGCCACTTTCATCGTTGAAGCGGCACCACCCGGCGACGCCTATGTGGTGATGGAAAACGGCATGCGCATCACCGGCGGCAGCATGTCGGTGCGCATGAGCTACCCGACCATGCGCCGCCTCGGCGCCCTTGCCCGCGCCATGCTGCTGCAGGCCGGCGCGCAACAGCTCGGCGTGCCGGTGGCGCAGTTGACCACCCAACCGGGCCGTGTGGTGCACGCCGCGTCCGGCCGCTCGCTGGGTTACGGCGAGCTGGCCAGCCGCGCTCTGGACATGCCGGTGCCCGATCCGGCCAGCGTCACCCTGCGCGACCCGAGCCAGTTCCGCTGGATCGGCAAACCGGTCAAGCGCGTCGACGCCTACGACAAGTCTACCGGCAAGGCTCTGTACAGCATCGACCTGAAAGTCGACGGCATGCTCCATGCCGCCGTGCAGCATGCGCCGCGCCTGGGTATGACCGTCGGCAGCCTGCGCAACCAGGCTCAGGTCGAGGCCATGAAGGGCGTGCATTCCGTGCATCAATTGCCCGGCGCGGTGGCGGTGGTGGCCGAGCGCTGGTGGCATGCCAAACGCGCGGTGGAAGCGATCCAGGTGGACTGGCAGGAACCGACCGCCGATTCCACCGTGCGGGCGATGCCGGCGGATTTTTCCAGCGACGCTTACCGTGATTTCCTCGCGGCCCAGCAAGGCCCGGCCCGTGACGATGAAAACGAAGGCGATGTGGCCGGTGCGCTGTCGAGCGCCAAAACCGAGGTCGAAGCGACGTACCACAACCAATACGTCAACCACGCGCAACTGGAGCCGCCATCGGCACTGGCGCGCTTCAACCCGGACGGTTCGCTGGACATCTGGCTGCCCAACCAGGCGCCGGACATGTTCCGCGCCGACATCGCCAAACGCACCGGCCTGGCGCCCGAGCGCATCAACCTGCATTCACCGCTGTTGGGCGGTTTTTTCGGTCGGCACTTCCTGTACGACTCAGCCAGCCCTTACCCGCAGGCCATTGCCCTGACCAAGGCGGTGGGTCGCCCGATCAAGCTGATCTGGAGTCGTGAAGAAGAATTCCTGCGCGATGTTTTGCGCCCGGTGGCGGTGGTCAAGTTCCGCGCCGCGCTGGACGCTGACGGCCTGCCCGTGGCCATCGAAGCGGTGAGCGCCACCGAAGGCCCCACCGAAGCCATTGCCGGCAAACAGGGCGACAAACTCGACCCCACCGCCCTTGAAGGGCTGTCGGGCAAGAGTTATGCGATCCCCAACAAGCGCATCGCACAGATCTACGTCAAAGGCCCGGCCATGCTTGGCTACTGGCGGTCGGTGGGCAATTCGCTCAACGACTTTTTCTATGAAGCGTTCCTTGATGAGCTGGCCGACAAAGGCGGTCGCGACCCGTACGAGCTGCGCCTGCACCTGCTGCGCGACAACCCGCGGCTGACCACGCTGCTCAAGGCGGCGGCTGAGTTGTCCGGCGGCTGGAAGCGCGGCCCTTATACCGCCGAAGACGGCACCCGCCGCGCGCGGGGCGTGGCCATGGCCTCGCCGTTTGGCTCGCATGCGGCAGTGATCGCCGAGGTGTCGATCGATAAAGGCCAGGTCAAGGTGCATCACATCTGGGAAGCCATTGACCCCGGCAGCATCGTCAATCCGGCCATCGTAGAGGCGCAGGTCAACGGCGCCGTGGCCCTGGGCCTGTCGCAAACCTTGCTGGAAGAAGCGGTGTACGTGGACGGCAAGCCACGGGCGCGCAACTACGACCTTTACCCGATCCTGCCACCTTCGCGGATGGCCCAGGTGCATGTGAAGATCGTCGAGAGCGGCGAAAAAATGGGCGGCATCGGCGAACCACCCCTGCCGGCCGTGGCGCCGGCGGTAGTCAACGCCGTGGCGCAACTGACCGGCCAGCGCGTGCGCAGCCTGCCATTGAGCCGACACACTTTCAGCTGA
- a CDS encoding LysR family transcriptional regulator: MFELTQLRCFTTVATELNFRRAAERLNMTQPPLSRQIQLLEHHLGVELFARTTRSVALTAAGRAFFIEAQNLLERAQQAAITARRFAEGDIGTVNISFVGSAVYEFLPKVIAEARLKQPQVKIDLSEMNTYQQYEALRARRIDLGIVRAPLLEPGYATECLVREPFVLAVPSAHRLADAEAVSVQDLDAQPFLMYAHAAYPPFNELLTGLLRSARVAPDYVQWLGSSLTILALVNAGMGLALVPRCASSVVFKNVVFRDIDLGEGAQSELHLIWREGNDNPAFTMLLEGIRNAVRDGWA, translated from the coding sequence ATGTTTGAGCTGACCCAGCTGCGCTGCTTTACCACCGTGGCCACCGAGCTGAATTTTCGCCGTGCCGCCGAGCGGCTGAACATGACCCAGCCGCCCCTCAGCCGACAGATCCAGTTGCTCGAACATCACCTGGGCGTGGAACTGTTTGCGCGCACTACCCGCAGCGTCGCGCTCACCGCCGCCGGCCGGGCGTTTTTTATCGAAGCGCAGAACCTGCTCGAACGCGCCCAGCAGGCGGCCATCACCGCGCGCCGCTTCGCCGAGGGCGATATCGGCACGGTCAATATCAGCTTCGTCGGCAGCGCGGTGTATGAGTTTCTGCCCAAGGTCATTGCCGAAGCGCGGCTCAAGCAGCCTCAGGTCAAGATCGACCTGTCGGAGATGAACACCTACCAGCAATACGAAGCCCTGCGCGCGCGGCGCATCGACCTGGGCATCGTGCGCGCGCCGTTGCTGGAACCGGGCTATGCCACCGAATGCCTGGTGCGCGAGCCCTTTGTGCTGGCGGTGCCGAGTGCGCACCGCCTGGCCGATGCCGAGGCGGTCAGCGTGCAGGACCTGGACGCGCAACCCTTCCTGATGTACGCCCATGCCGCGTACCCGCCGTTTAACGAGCTGCTTACCGGCCTGCTGCGCTCGGCGCGCGTGGCGCCGGACTACGTGCAGTGGCTGGGCTCGTCCCTGACCATTCTGGCGCTGGTCAACGCCGGCATGGGCCTGGCCCTGGTGCCGCGCTGCGCCAGCAGCGTGGTGTTCAAAAACGTGGTGTTCCGCGACATTGACCTGGGCGAAGGGGCGCAGAGCGAACTGCACCTGATCTGGCGTGAAGGCAACGACAACCCAGCCTTCACCATGCTGCTGGAGGGTATTCGCAACGCCGTGCGGGACGGCTGGGCCTGA